The proteins below come from a single Conger conger chromosome 10, fConCon1.1, whole genome shotgun sequence genomic window:
- the LOC133139264 gene encoding cadherin-like protein 26 isoform X2, with protein sequence MTWITFVKMPPVCTMKSVSIFLLVTLQGIIGITSAEERIREKRAWIIDSFFIEEENPGPFPYKLGNVQVERDYKVGFSLHGKGVDEEPKGILSIDKDTGVISVHGKVDYEQHKKLKLVFEAKNMSTMTLDTMLGVEVTITDINDHAPVFQQDLYETSLDESTLQGKNVFVVFATDDDAKNSPNSTFDYNIVSVNPQTPNVEFYIKKNGVISFKGCVDYEKATKYTILVEAKDHGDMIRLSSTCTVMVDIIDKNNHLPTIIGRTGTGRVHERESGKEVLRLQVEDKDAKNTPAWRAKYKIHGDKGNHFMIETDPKTNEGILTVQKPLDFEEGPERNLSISLENEEPYFSCEVKRKTQTGLWQVITADRTTGTGRLPEPVMEDVTIIVEDMNDPPVFKHDVKNVMVQEDVKVGYPLEQFTAVDTDRRFNNAFEYRKGDDPDDWVTVNSKTGEISTAKLLDRESPYVVNNTYTVTLFAISHGEPTMTATATLTIHVEDVNDNLPLLQLQMMDMCLSEGATLASLTATDLDESPFSGPFRFELLGNVKNHWRLDPNYGTTVNLVKEDMVYAGEHRLMLKIYDTQGAFSIQNLTVTVCECSVEPNCRVRSSARIQLGESGIGLMFAALLLLLGFLLLVFLMSCRRKKSAIYIDHGSGEYLIASNIEIPGTDCKVPSGLLQVDEDRMEANHIMSMEAEQVQMAQQNQLQSSFPGMSSFSQSARPSQPFQRGNFMYRSLPMQSQSRSSQYQGSTINRSYSVSRGDSIFMQHGALNSLLGQRIFSIQERSQELFHYEPCIYSYEEDFVTDPELDSISLPESDFAPDKLMDLGPQFLNLATICNPTPP encoded by the exons ATGACTTGGATTACCTTTGTAAAAATGCCACCTGTTTGCACTATGAAGTCTGTCTCAATATTCCTTCTTGTCACTCTG CAGGGAATTATTGGCATCACTTCGGCAGAGGAACGTATCCGTGAGAAGAGAGCCTGGATTATAGATTCATTCTTCATTGAGGAAGAAAACCCTGGCCCTTTCCCATATAAGCTTGGGAAT GTACAGGTTGAGCGGGATTACAAAGTTGGATTTTCACTGCATGGAAAGGGGGTGGATGAGGAACCTAAGGGCATCCTTTCCATCGATAAAGATACTGGAGTCATTTCTGTTCATGGAAAGGTTGACTATGAGCAGCATAAGAAACTGAAG CTTGTTTTTGAAGCCAAAAATATGTCCACAATGACGCTAGACACTATGCTCGGTGTTGAAGTAACCATAACTGATATAAATGACCATGCTCCAGTATTCCAACAAGATCTGTATGAAACTTCTCTTGATGAGTCTACATTACAAG gaaaaaatgtatttgtagttTTTGCCACAGATGATGATGCAAAAAACAGTCCAAATTCGACCTTTGATTATAATATTGTATCCGTGAACCCCCAAACACCTAATGTGGAgttctatataaaaaaaaatggagtAATATCGTTCAAAGGATGTGTGGACTATGAG AAAGCAACCAAATACACTATCCTGGTGGAAGCCAAGGACCATGGTGATATGATAAGGCTTTCAAGCACTTGCACTGTCATGGTTGACATCATAGACAAAAACAACCACCTTCCCACCATCATCGGTCGCACA GGAACAGGTAGAGTGCATGAGAGAGAATCTGGGAAGGAAGTTCTCCGATTACAAGTAGAAGATAAAGATGCAAAAAATACCCCAGCCTGGagagcaaaatacaaaatacatggaGACAAGGGAAACCACTTCATGATAGAAACAGACCCAAAGACAAATGAGGGAATCTTAACCGTGCAAAAG CCCCTAGACTTTGAGGAAGGGCCAGAGAGGAACCTTTCCATCAGCCTGGAGAATGAAGAACCATACTTCTCCTGTGAGGTAAAGAGGAAGACCCAGACGGGGCTCTGGCAGGTGATCACTGCTGATAGAACAACTGGCACTGGCCGGCTTCCTGAGCCTGTTATGGAGGACGTCACCATCATTGTGGAGGACATGAATGATCCCCCAGTGTTCAAACATGATGTGAAGAATGTCATGGTGCAGGAGGATGTGAAAGTTGGATACCCACTCGAACAATTCACTGCTGTGGACACGGACCGCAGATTCAACAACGCATTTGA ATACAGAAAAGGAGATGACCCAGATGATTGGGTGACTGTGAACTCTAAAACTGGTGAAATATCAACAGCAAAGTTACTGGATAGAGAATCACCCTATGTGGTGAACAATACTTACACTGTTACCTTGTTTGCAATTTCTCACG GTGAGCCTACGATGACCGCGACTGCAACGCTCACCATCCACGTGGAGGACGTGAATGACAACCTGCCCCTCTTGCAGCTCCAAATGATGGACATGTGCCTGTCTGAGGGGGCCACACTGGCCAGTCTCACCGCCACTGATCTGGATGAGTCCCCGTTCAGCGGACCCTTCCGCTTTGAGCTGCTGGGGAACGTCAAGAACCATTGGCGCCTGGACCCAAATTATG GAACCACTGTAAACCTAGTGAAAGAAGATATGGTTTATGCTGGAGAACACAGGCTGATGCTGAAGATTTATGACACGCAGGGAGCGTTCTCCATACAGAACCTGACAgtcactgtgtgtgaatgttctgTGGAGCCCAACTGTCGCGTGCGTAGCTCCGCCCGCATCCAACTGGGTGAGAGTGGCATCGGGCTAATGTTCGCCGCTCTGCTGTTGTTATTGG GTTTCTTGCTCTTGGTCTTCTTAATGTCCTGTCGAAGGAAAAAATCTGCCATCTACATTGACCATGGCTCTGGAGAGTACCTGATTGCATCCAATATTGAGATACCAGGGACTGACTGTAAG GTTCCTTCAGGATTACTCCAAGTAGATGAGGATAGAATGGAGGCGAATCATATTATGAGCATGGAAGCTGAGCAAGTCCAGATGGCTCAGCAG AACCAGCTACAATCAAGTTTTCCTGGCATGTCAAGTTTTTCTCAAAGTGCTCGGCCATCCCAGCCGTTCCAACGTGGAAATTTTATGTATAGG AGCTTGCCAATGCAGTCACAGAGCAGAAGCAGCCAGTATCAG GGATCGACCATCAACAGGTCATACTCAGTATCCAGAGGGGATAGTATCTTCATGCAACATGGAGCCCTGAACTCTTTGCTTGGACAG AGGATATTTTCAATCCAAGAACGCAGTCAGGAGCTGTTCCATTATGAGCCCTGCATCTACTCTTATGAGGAGGACTTTGTGACAGACCCTGAGCTGGATTCCATTTCCCTCCCTGAAAGTGActttgcaccagacaagctgatGGATTTAGGACCCCAATTTCTGAATCTGGCCACTATCtgcaaccccaccccaccataA
- the LOC133139264 gene encoding cadherin-like protein 26 isoform X1, with protein sequence MTWITFVKMPPVCTMKSVSIFLLVTLQQGIIGITSAEERIREKRAWIIDSFFIEEENPGPFPYKLGNVQVERDYKVGFSLHGKGVDEEPKGILSIDKDTGVISVHGKVDYEQHKKLKLVFEAKNMSTMTLDTMLGVEVTITDINDHAPVFQQDLYETSLDESTLQGKNVFVVFATDDDAKNSPNSTFDYNIVSVNPQTPNVEFYIKKNGVISFKGCVDYEKATKYTILVEAKDHGDMIRLSSTCTVMVDIIDKNNHLPTIIGRTGTGRVHERESGKEVLRLQVEDKDAKNTPAWRAKYKIHGDKGNHFMIETDPKTNEGILTVQKPLDFEEGPERNLSISLENEEPYFSCEVKRKTQTGLWQVITADRTTGTGRLPEPVMEDVTIIVEDMNDPPVFKHDVKNVMVQEDVKVGYPLEQFTAVDTDRRFNNAFEYRKGDDPDDWVTVNSKTGEISTAKLLDRESPYVVNNTYTVTLFAISHGEPTMTATATLTIHVEDVNDNLPLLQLQMMDMCLSEGATLASLTATDLDESPFSGPFRFELLGNVKNHWRLDPNYGTTVNLVKEDMVYAGEHRLMLKIYDTQGAFSIQNLTVTVCECSVEPNCRVRSSARIQLGESGIGLMFAALLLLLGFLLLVFLMSCRRKKSAIYIDHGSGEYLIASNIEIPGTDCKVPSGLLQVDEDRMEANHIMSMEAEQVQMAQQNQLQSSFPGMSSFSQSARPSQPFQRGNFMYRSLPMQSQSRSSQYQGSTINRSYSVSRGDSIFMQHGALNSLLGQRIFSIQERSQELFHYEPCIYSYEEDFVTDPELDSISLPESDFAPDKLMDLGPQFLNLATICNPTPP encoded by the exons ATGACTTGGATTACCTTTGTAAAAATGCCACCTGTTTGCACTATGAAGTCTGTCTCAATATTCCTTCTTGTCACTCTG CAGCAGGGAATTATTGGCATCACTTCGGCAGAGGAACGTATCCGTGAGAAGAGAGCCTGGATTATAGATTCATTCTTCATTGAGGAAGAAAACCCTGGCCCTTTCCCATATAAGCTTGGGAAT GTACAGGTTGAGCGGGATTACAAAGTTGGATTTTCACTGCATGGAAAGGGGGTGGATGAGGAACCTAAGGGCATCCTTTCCATCGATAAAGATACTGGAGTCATTTCTGTTCATGGAAAGGTTGACTATGAGCAGCATAAGAAACTGAAG CTTGTTTTTGAAGCCAAAAATATGTCCACAATGACGCTAGACACTATGCTCGGTGTTGAAGTAACCATAACTGATATAAATGACCATGCTCCAGTATTCCAACAAGATCTGTATGAAACTTCTCTTGATGAGTCTACATTACAAG gaaaaaatgtatttgtagttTTTGCCACAGATGATGATGCAAAAAACAGTCCAAATTCGACCTTTGATTATAATATTGTATCCGTGAACCCCCAAACACCTAATGTGGAgttctatataaaaaaaaatggagtAATATCGTTCAAAGGATGTGTGGACTATGAG AAAGCAACCAAATACACTATCCTGGTGGAAGCCAAGGACCATGGTGATATGATAAGGCTTTCAAGCACTTGCACTGTCATGGTTGACATCATAGACAAAAACAACCACCTTCCCACCATCATCGGTCGCACA GGAACAGGTAGAGTGCATGAGAGAGAATCTGGGAAGGAAGTTCTCCGATTACAAGTAGAAGATAAAGATGCAAAAAATACCCCAGCCTGGagagcaaaatacaaaatacatggaGACAAGGGAAACCACTTCATGATAGAAACAGACCCAAAGACAAATGAGGGAATCTTAACCGTGCAAAAG CCCCTAGACTTTGAGGAAGGGCCAGAGAGGAACCTTTCCATCAGCCTGGAGAATGAAGAACCATACTTCTCCTGTGAGGTAAAGAGGAAGACCCAGACGGGGCTCTGGCAGGTGATCACTGCTGATAGAACAACTGGCACTGGCCGGCTTCCTGAGCCTGTTATGGAGGACGTCACCATCATTGTGGAGGACATGAATGATCCCCCAGTGTTCAAACATGATGTGAAGAATGTCATGGTGCAGGAGGATGTGAAAGTTGGATACCCACTCGAACAATTCACTGCTGTGGACACGGACCGCAGATTCAACAACGCATTTGA ATACAGAAAAGGAGATGACCCAGATGATTGGGTGACTGTGAACTCTAAAACTGGTGAAATATCAACAGCAAAGTTACTGGATAGAGAATCACCCTATGTGGTGAACAATACTTACACTGTTACCTTGTTTGCAATTTCTCACG GTGAGCCTACGATGACCGCGACTGCAACGCTCACCATCCACGTGGAGGACGTGAATGACAACCTGCCCCTCTTGCAGCTCCAAATGATGGACATGTGCCTGTCTGAGGGGGCCACACTGGCCAGTCTCACCGCCACTGATCTGGATGAGTCCCCGTTCAGCGGACCCTTCCGCTTTGAGCTGCTGGGGAACGTCAAGAACCATTGGCGCCTGGACCCAAATTATG GAACCACTGTAAACCTAGTGAAAGAAGATATGGTTTATGCTGGAGAACACAGGCTGATGCTGAAGATTTATGACACGCAGGGAGCGTTCTCCATACAGAACCTGACAgtcactgtgtgtgaatgttctgTGGAGCCCAACTGTCGCGTGCGTAGCTCCGCCCGCATCCAACTGGGTGAGAGTGGCATCGGGCTAATGTTCGCCGCTCTGCTGTTGTTATTGG GTTTCTTGCTCTTGGTCTTCTTAATGTCCTGTCGAAGGAAAAAATCTGCCATCTACATTGACCATGGCTCTGGAGAGTACCTGATTGCATCCAATATTGAGATACCAGGGACTGACTGTAAG GTTCCTTCAGGATTACTCCAAGTAGATGAGGATAGAATGGAGGCGAATCATATTATGAGCATGGAAGCTGAGCAAGTCCAGATGGCTCAGCAG AACCAGCTACAATCAAGTTTTCCTGGCATGTCAAGTTTTTCTCAAAGTGCTCGGCCATCCCAGCCGTTCCAACGTGGAAATTTTATGTATAGG AGCTTGCCAATGCAGTCACAGAGCAGAAGCAGCCAGTATCAG GGATCGACCATCAACAGGTCATACTCAGTATCCAGAGGGGATAGTATCTTCATGCAACATGGAGCCCTGAACTCTTTGCTTGGACAG AGGATATTTTCAATCCAAGAACGCAGTCAGGAGCTGTTCCATTATGAGCCCTGCATCTACTCTTATGAGGAGGACTTTGTGACAGACCCTGAGCTGGATTCCATTTCCCTCCCTGAAAGTGActttgcaccagacaagctgatGGATTTAGGACCCCAATTTCTGAATCTGGCCACTATCtgcaaccccaccccaccataA